A single region of the Streptomyces virginiae genome encodes:
- a CDS encoding STM4012 family radical SAM protein: MTALAPAAVPAPIPAAAPPELRPYHAYVYAYPHKTAYRPLPDRPALRDLWHGERKDALSLYLHIPFCEIRCGFCNLFTRIGAPDGLTGRYLDALERQALAVREALGDDGPVSFANAAFGGGTPTFLTALELERLCDIAERHMGADLRAVPLSVETSPATATADRLAVLAERGATRVSIGVQSFLPDEARAAVRPQRRADVEAALGRIRDARVPVLNIDLIYGIDGQTPATWRTSLDAALAWRPEELYLYPLYVRPLTGLARRTALTDRAWDEQRLNLYRQGRDHLLAHGYEQVSMRMFRLAGTAPQGPDDHACQTDGMIGLGCGARSYTSALHYSFDYAVDMGEIRGIIDDYTATDDFTRAVHGRPTNGDEARRRHLLQSLLQAQGMPVADYRERFGADPHEDFPTELAAFAARGWLDEGGEGPLLRLSPEGLAHSDALGPELFSPAVRAAMAAYEAK; this comes from the coding sequence CCCTGCCCGACCGGCCGGCGCTGCGCGACCTGTGGCACGGCGAACGCAAGGACGCCCTCTCGCTCTACCTCCACATACCCTTCTGCGAGATCCGCTGCGGCTTCTGCAACCTCTTCACCCGGATCGGCGCCCCCGACGGGCTCACCGGCCGCTACCTCGACGCCCTGGAGCGCCAGGCCTTGGCCGTCCGCGAGGCCCTCGGCGACGACGGGCCGGTCTCCTTCGCCAACGCGGCCTTCGGCGGCGGGACGCCGACCTTCCTGACGGCGCTCGAACTGGAACGGCTCTGCGACATCGCCGAGCGGCACATGGGCGCCGATCTGCGCGCCGTCCCGCTGTCCGTCGAGACCTCCCCCGCGACCGCCACCGCCGACCGGCTCGCCGTCCTGGCCGAGCGCGGCGCGACCCGTGTCAGCATCGGCGTCCAGAGCTTCCTCCCCGACGAGGCCCGGGCCGCCGTACGCCCGCAGCGCCGCGCCGATGTCGAGGCGGCGCTCGGCCGTATCCGCGACGCCCGCGTGCCGGTCCTCAACATCGACCTCATCTACGGCATCGACGGCCAGACGCCCGCCACCTGGCGCACCTCCTTGGACGCCGCCCTGGCCTGGCGCCCCGAGGAGCTGTACCTGTACCCGCTGTACGTGCGCCCCCTCACCGGGCTCGCCCGGCGCACCGCCCTGACCGACCGGGCCTGGGACGAGCAGCGCCTGAACCTCTACCGGCAGGGCCGGGACCACCTCCTCGCGCACGGCTACGAGCAGGTGTCGATGCGCATGTTCCGGCTGGCCGGTACGGCGCCCCAGGGCCCGGACGACCACGCCTGCCAGACCGACGGCATGATCGGCCTGGGCTGCGGGGCCCGTTCCTACACCTCCGCGCTGCACTACTCGTTCGACTACGCCGTCGACATGGGCGAGATCCGCGGGATCATCGACGACTACACCGCAACCGACGACTTCACCCGCGCCGTCCACGGCCGACCCACCAACGGTGACGAGGCGCGCCGCCGCCACCTCCTGCAGTCGCTGCTCCAGGCGCAGGGCATGCCGGTCGCCGACTACCGGGAGCGGTTCGGCGCCGACCCGCACGAGGACTTCCCCACCGAACTGGCCGCGTTCGCCGCCCGCGGCTGGCTCGACGAAGGCGGCGAGGGCCCGCTGCTGCGCCTGTCCCCCGAGGGCCTCGCGCACTCCGACGCGCTCGGCCCCGAGCTGTTCTCACCGGCCGTACGGGCCGCGATGGCCGCCTACGAGGCCAAGTAG
- a CDS encoding STM4011 family radical SAM protein, which translates to MDLTLLYRGPLSSCDYDCPYCPFAKRRDTTAQLRADRAALERFTGWANSRAGEDRLSLLFTPWGEGLVRSWYRRALVDLSHRPHVERVAIQTNLSCRTDWLAEADPATLALWCTYHPGQTPYDRFLAKLRDLADRGIRHSVGIVGLPENLEHARRLRADLPSHVYLWVNAADGHTYGDAEADLWTALDPLFPYSRHPHRSAGLPCRTGESVISVDGDGTVRRCHFVRAELGNLYDGSYRTALGPRPCPLTTCDCHIGYVHLETLPLYDVFAGGVLERVPAARTPVIPLLRRPPVGD; encoded by the coding sequence GTGGACCTGACCCTGCTCTACCGCGGCCCGCTCTCCTCCTGCGACTACGACTGTCCGTACTGTCCCTTCGCCAAGCGGCGCGACACCACCGCCCAGCTGCGCGCCGACCGGGCCGCCCTCGAACGGTTCACCGGCTGGGCGAACTCCCGGGCCGGGGAGGACCGGCTCTCGCTGCTGTTCACCCCGTGGGGCGAGGGGCTCGTCCGCTCCTGGTACCGCCGCGCCCTCGTCGACCTCTCGCACCGGCCCCACGTCGAGCGCGTCGCCATCCAGACCAACCTGAGTTGCCGCACGGACTGGCTCGCGGAGGCCGACCCCGCCACGCTCGCCCTATGGTGCACCTACCATCCGGGGCAGACTCCGTACGACCGCTTCCTGGCCAAGCTGCGCGACCTCGCCGACCGGGGCATCCGCCACAGCGTCGGCATCGTGGGCCTCCCGGAGAATCTGGAGCACGCCCGTCGGCTGCGCGCCGACCTGCCCTCCCACGTCTACCTGTGGGTGAACGCGGCCGACGGCCACACGTACGGTGACGCCGAGGCCGACCTGTGGACCGCCCTCGACCCGCTGTTCCCGTACAGCAGGCACCCGCACCGCTCGGCCGGACTGCCGTGCCGCACGGGCGAGTCGGTGATCTCGGTGGACGGTGACGGCACGGTGCGCCGCTGCCATTTCGTCCGTGCCGAGCTGGGCAATCTGTACGACGGCTCCTACCGGACCGCGCTCGGCCCCCGTCCGTGCCCGCTGACCACCTGCGACTGCCACATCGGCTACGTGCACCTGGAGACGTTGCCGCTCTACGACGTCTTCGCGGGCGGTGTCCTGGAACGCGTACCGGCGGCCCGCACGCCCGTGATCCCCCTGCTCAGGAGACCCCCGGTGGGCGACTGA
- a CDS encoding alpha/beta fold hydrolase, whose translation MPVEHAFAAFGLPGEPGSEKFWAAAGAPASVPADGGGWVTLFLWRGSAARIGFESWSPDVPLRRWHDTDCWYAEVSMPARLRVTYRFLVDGTAYADPFNPAGAGGDRSVAATPDAPAQPHWATGAGGADAVLPLPRARIRWASERLGGRRTVRVHPAGGGGPVVLLLDGDDWLYLHPAMTAFDSAVAAGEMPPVTLVFLPTRDREAEFGCRPELWEAVRDELLPLVAESGVPADRDRLVVAGQSLGGLSAVYAALEFPDLVSRVACQSASLWWTPEAVKAVDPLGGPVGGSVAARLRERPDLSGLRIAFDVGEHETRMLPHCALVESLTERAGATVRTSRSASAHDRAGWRQALLRDVAWALG comes from the coding sequence ATGCCCGTGGAGCACGCCTTCGCCGCATTCGGGCTGCCCGGTGAACCAGGTTCCGAGAAGTTCTGGGCGGCGGCGGGGGCTCCCGCGTCGGTGCCCGCCGACGGGGGCGGTTGGGTGACCCTGTTCCTGTGGCGGGGCTCGGCGGCCCGCATCGGTTTCGAGAGCTGGTCGCCGGACGTACCGCTGCGCCGCTGGCACGACACGGACTGCTGGTACGCCGAGGTCAGCATGCCCGCGCGGCTGCGGGTGACCTACCGGTTCCTGGTGGACGGGACCGCGTACGCCGACCCGTTCAACCCGGCCGGGGCGGGCGGTGACCGATCCGTCGCCGCCACCCCGGACGCCCCGGCTCAGCCGCACTGGGCCACCGGCGCGGGCGGCGCCGACGCGGTACTACCCCTTCCGCGGGCCCGGATCCGCTGGGCGAGCGAGCGGCTCGGCGGGCGGCGGACCGTACGGGTCCACCCGGCGGGCGGCGGCGGGCCGGTGGTGCTCCTGCTGGACGGGGACGACTGGCTGTATCTGCACCCGGCGATGACCGCCTTCGACTCCGCCGTCGCGGCCGGCGAGATGCCGCCCGTCACCCTCGTCTTCCTGCCGACGAGGGACCGGGAGGCCGAGTTCGGGTGCCGGCCGGAACTGTGGGAGGCGGTCCGGGACGAACTGCTTCCGCTGGTCGCGGAGTCCGGCGTCCCCGCGGACCGGGACCGTCTCGTGGTCGCGGGGCAGAGCCTCGGCGGGCTCAGCGCCGTGTACGCGGCGCTGGAGTTCCCCGACCTGGTGTCCCGGGTCGCCTGCCAGTCGGCGTCGCTGTGGTGGACACCCGAGGCCGTGAAGGCGGTGGACCCGTTGGGCGGTCCGGTCGGCGGCTCCGTCGCCGCACGGCTACGGGAGCGCCCGGACCTGTCCGGCCTGCGGATCGCCTTCGACGTGGGGGAACACGAGACGCGGATGCTGCCCCACTGCGCGCTGGTCGAGTCCCTGACCGAGCGGGCCGGAGCGACCGTGCGGACCTCCCGGTCGGCGTCCGCCCACGACCGTGCGGGCTGGCGCCAGGCCCTGCTCCGGGATGTGGCCTGGGCCCTCGGCTGA
- a CDS encoding ABC transporter ATP-binding protein yields MKTPDAQRPRPGSDILRTALRRNIGAMTWGTILMGLYQAGETAFPIALGLIVEHTMQDRSPGALALSIGSLAVIITTVSLSWRFGMRILQKANTTEAHRWRVRVADCGLEPVARDAGLKSGEVLTIATEDADQTADIIEVVPLLISSLVAVLVAAVALGLADIRLGLLVIVGTALILSILSVMSKRIGSSTREQQARVARAGAKVADLITGLRPLHGFGGNHAAFRSYRKVSTEAKSQAITVAGVNGAYAGTAAALNAVLAVGVTLTAGGLAFNGDITVGELVMAVGLAQFIMEPLKLFSDMPKYVMMARASAERMALVLVAPPVATHGTERPAPGGGLEIDCVRYGALRDLKFQVPAGEFVAIAAYQPRAAADLAAILAVQVPPHAYEGAVRVGGEELAALSIEAVREHLLVNPYDGEIFAGTLRTNIDPSGTSRTVDAAVEASMLTDVVALHREGLDHGVRDRGANLSGGQRQRLSLARALAADSDILVLHDPTTAVDAVTEQLIARNVAKLRRGRTTVVITSSPALLDAADRVLVLDDGVITAEDTHRNLLAGDEEYCLAVAR; encoded by the coding sequence ATGAAAACTCCTGACGCACAGCGGCCCCGACCGGGGTCCGACATCCTTCGGACGGCCCTGCGCCGCAACATCGGCGCCATGACCTGGGGCACGATCCTCATGGGCCTGTACCAGGCCGGTGAGACCGCCTTCCCCATCGCGCTCGGCCTGATCGTCGAGCACACGATGCAGGACCGCAGCCCCGGTGCGCTCGCCCTGTCGATCGGCTCCCTGGCCGTGATCATCACGACGGTGTCGCTGTCGTGGCGGTTCGGCATGCGCATCCTGCAGAAGGCCAACACGACCGAGGCGCACCGCTGGCGGGTGCGGGTCGCGGACTGCGGGCTGGAGCCGGTCGCCCGGGACGCCGGACTCAAGTCCGGCGAGGTGCTGACCATCGCCACGGAGGACGCCGACCAGACGGCCGACATCATCGAGGTGGTGCCGCTGCTGATCAGCTCACTCGTCGCGGTGCTGGTCGCGGCGGTCGCGCTCGGGCTGGCCGACATCCGGCTCGGCCTGCTGGTGATCGTGGGCACCGCCCTGATCCTGTCCATCCTGAGCGTGATGTCCAAGCGGATCGGCTCCAGTACCCGCGAACAGCAGGCCCGGGTGGCCAGGGCGGGCGCGAAGGTGGCCGACCTGATCACCGGCCTGCGCCCGCTGCACGGCTTCGGCGGCAACCACGCGGCCTTCCGCTCCTACCGCAAGGTCAGCACGGAGGCCAAGAGCCAGGCGATCACCGTGGCCGGGGTCAACGGCGCCTACGCGGGCACCGCGGCGGCCCTCAACGCGGTGCTCGCCGTCGGCGTGACCCTGACGGCGGGCGGGCTCGCCTTCAACGGCGACATCACCGTCGGGGAACTCGTCATGGCGGTGGGGCTCGCCCAATTCATCATGGAACCGCTGAAGCTGTTCTCGGACATGCCCAAGTACGTGATGATGGCCCGCGCGTCCGCCGAACGGATGGCACTGGTCCTGGTCGCGCCCCCGGTGGCGACCCACGGGACGGAGCGACCGGCACCCGGCGGGGGCCTGGAGATCGACTGCGTCCGGTACGGGGCCCTGCGCGACCTGAAGTTCCAGGTGCCGGCGGGCGAGTTCGTGGCGATCGCCGCCTACCAGCCGCGCGCGGCCGCCGACCTCGCCGCGATCCTGGCCGTGCAGGTCCCGCCGCACGCGTACGAGGGAGCCGTGCGGGTCGGCGGGGAGGAGCTCGCCGCCCTGTCCATCGAGGCGGTCCGCGAGCACCTGCTGGTGAACCCGTACGACGGGGAGATCTTCGCGGGCACCCTCCGCACCAACATCGACCCCTCGGGCACCAGCCGCACGGTCGACGCGGCCGTCGAGGCGTCCATGCTGACCGACGTCGTCGCCCTGCACCGCGAAGGACTCGACCACGGTGTCCGCGACCGCGGTGCCAACCTTTCCGGCGGACAGCGCCAACGGCTCTCCCTGGCCCGCGCCCTGGCCGCCGACTCCGACATCCTCGTCCTGCACGACCCGACCACGGCCGTCGACGCGGTCACCGAGCAGCTCATCGCCCGCAACGTCGCGAAGCTGCGCCGTGGCCGTACCACCGTCGTGATCACCAGCAGCCCGGCGCTCCTGGACGCCGCCGATCGGGTACTCGTCCTGGACGACGGGGTCATCACGGCGGAGGACACCCACCGCAACCTCCTCGCCGGGGACGAGGAGTACTGCCTGGCGGTGGCCCGTTGA